Proteins found in one Plasmodium sp. gorilla clade G2 genome assembly, chromosome: 14 genomic segment:
- a CDS encoding root hair defective 3 GTP-binding protein (RHD3) homolog, putative, producing the protein MEKGVEKTQIIDYEGNVLEDLKEWMIDNKLNDLGFNYNVIAVLGSQSSGKSTLLNNLFKTSFDVMNTKQGHSQTTKGLWLSYDKFDDENNNSSSFFKLKKKNKPTLILDVEGTDSKERGDNRLTFEHRSALFCLALADCVIVNLWYHSLGNFTASNYGLLKTVMEVNLELFQQEKNSPKTILLFTVRDWFEEFAPIEVVKNKILDEYINKIWKEMKKPKEAEKLNINNYFIIEVVGLSHGIIKKEDFLKDVNNLRDKWINHLRPSKYSRNIPSDGFAHYCNNIWNTIVKQSQLDIPSQKEMLSTFRCQEIKNNVINNISKEIKEKSIESHNKVIENFKEWAEKNIIEKSLEDYFKDASRYKENICLRTSQELLDYLFTQLQAIVDNNLQYIQRTLCTKFFNELSNMYKVCTIEKNTFSFSRDSNLKTIKEHNKNTSNEDVKRDLLNNNQDKCLHLWSNFLYNSDKLEYFTLCNFYENYEKSNIEIRTNMKNYDNIKTDDNIKKDKSIKNDDNNNITTHHFNYKPSLSVLSTSIYKDSNRIRNVQCGILLNKTRQIIKNSFKNMDTYLLTTKNTEEYWNNTVQLVLNLQDSIHINLTKCFINLKGSNDKNSNIYDDDDDDMMYNNDEDDANLSKNDESHNNKFSFSLTNVKGSFQNINNNNEVNDEICYTNALKKIDIIKNNQVYKSTINEEINNKLQNKIFVNELKNYYLDEIMDALKSKLDEISENLANIIIQRFESVFNYDEYEQPRQWRDISMVELKKIFLNSKNYAFLIIDILQKNIKVELIDDYLPNNFIKDEIIEKGKIKAKRKIQEICRDAQYIQETGAKMSLKNIPVVFWIILLLFGWNEILFFIRMFFKLNVILPLFFAVAFIVSTFVYNGNTQALSYINKIIFYMAKNSYNFYKHIQAISNPPPKNVQKEE; encoded by the coding sequence ATGGAGAAGGGTGTCGAAAAAACACAGATAATAGATTATGAAGGCAATGTATTGGAAGATTTAAAAGAATGGATGATTGATAATAAATTGAATGATTTAGGATTCAATTATAATGTAATAGCTGTGTTAGGTAGTCAAAGTAGTGGTAAAAGTaccttattaaataatttatttaagaCATCTTTTGATGTGATGAATACTAAACAAGGACATAGTCAAACAACAAAAGGTTTATGGTTAAGTTATGATAAATTTGATGAtgagaataataatagtagttcattttttaaattaaaaaaaaagaataaaccTACCTTAATATTAGATGTCGAAGGTACAGATTCTAAAGAAAGAGGTGATAACAGATTAACTTTTGAACATCGTTCtgctttattttgtttagCATTAGCAGATTGTGTTATAGTAAATTTATGGTATCATTCATTAGGTAATTTTACAGCTTCTAATTATGGTTTATTAAAAACCGTTATGGAAGTTAATCTTGAATTATTtcaacaagaaaaaaatagtCCAAagacaatattattatttactgTAAGAGATTGGTTTGAAGAATTTGCTCCTATTGAAgtagtaaaaaataaaatattagatgaatacataaataaaatatggaaaGAAATGAAGAAACCTAAAGAAGCTgagaaattaaatattaataattatttcattattgAAGTAGTTGGTTTATCTCAcggtataataaaaaaagaagattttttaaaagatgtaaataatttaagaGATAAATGGATTAATCATTTAAGACCATCTAAATATTCTAGAAATATACCATCTGATGGTTTTGCACATTactgtaataatatatggaaTACTATTGTTAAACAATCACAACTAGATATTCCATCCCAAAAAGAAATGTTATCTACATTTCGATGccaagaaattaaaaataatgttataaataatataagtaaagaaataaaagaaaaatcaaTAGAATCACATAATAAAGTTATTGAAAATTTTAAAGAATGGGCTGAAAAAAACATCATAGAAAAATCTTTAGAGGATTATTTTAAAGATGCTTCtagatataaagaaaatatctGTTTAAGAACATCACAAGAATTATtagattatttatttacacaaTTACAAGCTATTGtagataataatttacaaTATATTCAAAGAACATTATgtacaaaattttttaatgaattaagtaatatgtataaagTTTGTACTATTGAGAAAAATACGTTTTCATTTTCTAGAGATTCCAAtttaaaaacaataaaagaacataataaaaatacatctAATGAAGATGTAAAAAGAGatctattaaataataatcaagATAAGTGTTTACATTTATGGTCaaactttttatataattcagaTAAATTGGAATATTTTACGCTTTGTAACTTTtatgaaaattatgaaaaatcaAATATCGAAATAAGgacaaatatgaaaaattatgaCAACATAAAAACTGATGACAACataaaaaaggataaaagcataaaaaatgatgataataataatattacaacGCATCACTTTAATTATAAACCTTCTTTGAGTGTATTATCGActtctatatataaagattCTAACCGTATTAGAAATGTACAATGtggtatattattaaataaaacaagacaaatcataaaaaatagttttaaaaatatggacACATATCTTCTTACAACAAAAAATACAGAAGAATATTGGAATAATACAGTACAGCTGGTTCTAAATTTACAAGATagtattcatataaatttaacTAAATGTTTTATAAACCTTAAAGGTTCAAATGAcaaaaattcaaatatatatgatgatgatgatgatgacatgatgtataataatgatgaagatgatgcTAATTTAtctaaaaatgatgaaagtcataataataaattttctttttcactTACAAATGTAAAAGGTAgttttcaaaatataaataataacaatgagGTTAATGATGAGATATGTTATACAAatgctttaaaaaaaatagatataattaaaaataaccaagtatataaaagtacgataaatgaagaaattaataataaattacaaaataaaatatttgtaaatgaattaaaaaattattatttagatGAAATTATGGACGCTTTAAAAAGTAAATTAGATGAAATATCAGAAAATTTggctaatattattatacaaagATTTGAATCAGTTTTTAATTATGATGAATATGAACAACCAAGACAATGGAGAGATATTTCTATGgttgaattaaaaaagattTTTCTTAATTCGAAAAATTACGCATTCTTaataatagatatattacaaaaaaatataaaagttgAATTAATTGATGATTATTTAcctaataattttataaaagatgAAATTATTGAAAAGGGAAAAATTAAAGCAAAAAGGAAAATTCAAGAAATTTGTAGAGATGCTCAATATATTCAAGAAACAGGAGCCAAGATGAGCCTAAAAAATATTCCTGTAGTTTTCTGGATTATCTTGTTATTATTTGGATGGAatgaaattttattttttattagaaTGTTCTTTAAACTAAATGTAATTTTACCACTTTTTTTTGCAGTAGCATTTATAGTATCTACATTTGTATACAATGGAAATACACAGGCcttatcatatattaataaaattattttttatatggcTAAAAATTcgtataatttttataagcaTATACAAGCAATTAGTAACCCACCACCAAAAAATGTGCAAAAAGAAGAATAG
- a CDS encoding metacaspase-like protein, translated as MVYNNASSRGRKKIEEKYIPMNRKITSLKDPSETKNNNYIKKLDTYINEEDIASKIFSKDKKNKTENIKKRINEKDTYTDREDGASHNIHYNKNVRQKSNTRGTIIENISNSERNMEINDNIIRKMGTKDYNNARFQTMSTNIGNHNVIKKINPKVPSITYRTKSYTKVANENKCSNNSNNNNINNMYYSKKLNNKKYSTEHTQSIDNNNITSKKVNNKKTTTDKAQSISRYSISNSVKKSSSTKGYNTDRSQTMSRYTLHNNKKESNNNTNRKLYSTHRGQITQDDNNINNDVERKKRIMSLKKKYVKESSTNNITGSNEKKNAHNILKKNNTCDLNYLHKEYNNNNNKNNSIYAHAENLYNINNNGDCSSIQTGKDEVNVQKNIPEFYTINLGSENKYNGENYIFKNRDKKIKPNIYNERNNMDLMEHKINDDMSYNFSDHIKDIECYINQLNESNKCNIYKECDPLKLTSPVYDHVNHNIIENNEHLNEYEKHNDILTTSYLKYYSHTNNNNDYYNDEDVHLDLGKMDKRLSHVKNIDNTQRDETNKIETFSHIKKKIDDTDDRYIDYVDNSYMKHTMNDKDQYVKYVPYNYTMEKEDLLNEKRENILGSVISKKDDVKSVTSNNNNNNINSNNYFYYDSKYSEHGVDNVSSNIGYPHGNKNNNIFNYVNNIKDLSSPLYCNTKTNSAHKFHTDNIMSDQLNKYEDNNKNDGKFFSGNISSKQKENNNLTNYNTHSSEYRIKSIESNLTKDYRKSMTYNDIPNFLGYNINNTNVQNSDFDDSQYINQNVSYKNSIESNDDIPNNNNNNNMVNNPNEYLVYTNEKHYVRINNKLYEKTCDNTYIEVDSNSNFEFLNGINSTHNYPLDNIKDNTLYQNTNKKEYSDYVSSYTNMNKYEDINIPNNMHVSKDGKYLFKNYSVSQNVSDDNSVQDSLFSRTERSNSQNRYDKNGMNNIEHNYYNNSNRRDIYYYHNQLKKLERLTQQKMNSGRDQRDIPQNDDNDENDYNDENDYNDENDYDDDNDENDYDVENDYDGDDEEKKKDNTEIDMNKYLHSNVKKKINQEKNENTGVYINAFKTIKNMNEVPYRNINNDTNYNYRVKNNYQYSDELEKNKNRDISLKKNHHGDIFDNKTELKRKIFNEIINSDTINNDTINNDIIKNHVKNNDIMNNNIINNNLINNYNSDNRNVSNNIFTQQIDNINNNFYNSDDERINIIDNNKRMDMREDENDGFRNNYFVELEKRKKNLGKTNNTTPISLSKNETINNMMINKRNFFNNYISDKARDKILRREISCSVNTVRSSKANNKTYSNYSSNNNNDNNNNNNNPFILDNSIRKSNIIITTSSNAKLINNTIISKGINNNILNINSNKNKSLNSTRPNALGLLSSRNDLNYIMNNNGMSNNQINQHLLYSNRNYSVIKIPTVHKEKSISKISHNIKSNLNLEPNIKRPTNIKVPTNIKAPTNIKVPTNIKAPTNIKVPTNIKAPTNLKAPINFKTPTNIKISTNVKTPTNVKIPTNIKRQEFSNVILNSKGIPKFDLYEDKYTTIIPPLHRQSNSNLPFKNTKLNLNSEMYTEKELIKCKSINNSDIYNYLRNTYNKTPSKFYRTVSYRNMSLKKNKSMLENSKKKKTEKKEDNLMSTFNYTSEVDSKYIVKKAVVVGCNYVSEERSRLYGSVNDAYVFCRALVKYFDFLPENILLLTDSLPSNAYIYEDFDINKKNYINVDEEVNVKNNEPLKKKNIFDLFNTNALYTTLKKTNVEELNCNSCKDVDIKNVDISSEKMNFNLWPTRVNILKAVNWLVRDSVPFGSYVFYFAGKSVQVDNMSGWEGEGYDEAFLCSDPFNKISEHNVITAVQLKDLLLSINESAQMTIILDCSGGQTILDPAGTENSLSYIKGCKQKGIWPITNPTNKVHKAIYDITILNNTSMKKYFCRSRYSKLIEVESTSAMIDPLLQSISSLPVAPKAYCLCAATWEQISIEGLFPIIEFARVSQLKKPESYKTGEDDYQNMNKKKMREENKNGKGSNGLIDKNNSLSKKTNYEKNFNFTLNMMKMFFSNTNNEQNELHEKGKVNKLGINDNDSDYSDNNNDKSYYDDGEKGFKDFQQNLNNVDQKDVIKNKKLKDNYILVSHGVFTYCLIEAIIEFKEKELKYNILEKKNEQFIPMTLKNLINVIQQKMQNIKYNKLKKINQKPEFTIHPGANATNNNYFVHYSKNIHFQNYKCNFINADLSPFLNVNKAWEEINRTNLRNRKSLSLSSTLINTASSKYFTQKNEQFKNSYSLKY; from the coding sequence atggTTTATAATAATGCAAGTTCAAGGGGAAGAAAGAAAATCGAAGAAAAGTATATTCCTATGAACCGAAAAATTACCAGTCTAAAAGATCCTTCAGAAacgaaaaataataattatataaaaaagttagacacatatataaatgaagaagatattGCTAGTAAAATATTCAgtaaagacaaaaaaaacaaaactgaaaatataaaaaaaaggattaaTGAAAAGGATACATATACTGATAGAGAAGATGGGGCATCTcataatatacattataaCAAGAATGTGAGGCAAAAATCTAATACAAGAGGTACgattatagaaaatatatcaaattctGAAAGAAACATGgaaattaatgataatattattagaaaaatGGGTACCAAGGATTATAATAATGCAAGATTTCAGACAATGTCTACAAATATTGGGAACCATAacgttataaaaaaaataaatcctAAGGTTCCTAGTATTACATATAGAACTAAATCATACACAAAAGTAGCTAACGAAAACAAATGTAGTAATAAtagcaataataataatattaacaatatgtattattcaaaaaaattaaataacaaGAAATATAGTACAGAACATACACAAagtatagataataataatataacttCAAAAAaggtaaataataaaaaaactaCTACGGATAAAGCACAAAGTATATCAAGATATTCCATAAGCAATAGTGTAAAGAAAAGTTCTAGTACAAAGGGATATAATACTGACAGGTCACAAACAATGTCTAGATATACtctacataataataaaaaggagtcaaataataatacgaATAGAAAGCTATATAGTACACATAGAGGACAAATAACTCAAGATgataataacataaataatgacgtagaaagaaaaaaaagaattatgagtttaaaaaaaaaatatgtaaaagaaTCTTCtactaataatattacaggtagcaatgaaaaaaagaatgcacataatatattgaaaaaaaataatacttgTGATTTAAACTATCTtcataaagaatataataataataataataaaaataatagtatatATGCACATGCAGAAAACctatataacataaataataatggcGATTGTAGCAGTATACAAACTGGAAAGGATGAAGTAAatgtacaaaaaaatatacctgAATTTTACACAATTAATTTAGGTagtgaaaataaatataacggagaaaattatatttttaaaaacagagataaaaaaataaaaccaaatatatataatgaacgTAATAATATGGATTTGATggaacataaaataaatgatgatatgagttataatttttcagatcatataaaagatattgaATGTTATATAAACCAACTAAATGAAtcaaataaatgtaatatatataaagaatgtgATCCTTTGAAATTAACTAGTCCAGTATATGATCATGttaatcataatattatagaaaataatgaacatttaaatgaatatgaaaaacataatgatatattaacaaCTTCCTATCTAAAATATTACAGTCacactaataataataatgattattataatgatgaagatgTCCATTTGGATTTAGGAAAAATGGATAAACGTCTTTCCCatgttaaaaatatagataatactCAAAGGGATGAAACCAATAAAATAGAAACTTTTTcacatataaagaaaaaaatagatgATACTGATGATAGGTATATAGATTATGTCGATAATAGTTATATGAAGCATACCATGAATGATAAAGAtcaatatgtaaaatatgtaCCATATAATTATACTATGGAGAAAGaagatttattaaatgaaaagagGGAAAATATTTTAGGTTCCGTTATTTCAAAAAAGGATGACGTTAAAAGTGTTAcgagtaataataataataataatattaatagtaataattacttttattatgaTAGTAAATATAGTGAACATGGAGTAGATAACGTTTCATCAAATATAGGATATCCTCatggaaataaaaataataatattttcaattatgtgaataatataaaagatttatCATCACCTTTATACTGTAACACTAAAACAAATAGTGCGCATAAATTTCATACAGATAATATTATGAGTGATCAATTGaataaatatgaagataataataaaaatgatggtAAATTTTTTAGTGGTAATATTTCAAgtaaacaaaaagaaaataataatttaacgAATTATAATACTCATAGTTCTGAATATAGAATAAAAAGTATTGAGTCTAATTTGACAAAGGATTATAGAAAGTCAATgacatataatgatataccTAATTTTTTaggttataatataaataatacaaatgttCAAAATAGTGATTTTGATGATTCACAATATATTAATCAAAACGTTTCTTATAAGAATAGTATAGAATCAAATGATGATAttccaaataataataataataataatatggttaATAATCCAAATGAATATTTAGTATATACTAATGAAAAACATTATGTTCGAATAAAtaacaaattatatgaaaagacATGTGACAATACTTATATTGAAGTAGATTCTAATTCAAATTTTGAATTCTTAAATGGAATTAATTCTACCCATAATTACCCTTTGGATAATATAAAGGATAATACATTATAtcaaaatacaaataaaaaggaatattcTGATTATGTTTCTTCTTATactaatatgaataaatatgaagatataaaCATACCTAATAATATGCATGTTTCAAAAGATgggaaatatttatttaaaaattattccgTTAGTCAAAATGTTTCAGATGACAACAGTGTTCAGGATAGTCTCTTTTCAAGAACAGAAAGGAGTAACAGCCAAAAtagatatgataaaaatggaatgaataatattgaacacaattattataataatagtaacagacgagatatatattattatcataaccaactaaaaaaattagaaagaTTAACACAACAAAAAATGAACAGCGGAAGAGATCAAAGAGATATTCcacaaaatgatgataatgatgaaaatgattataatgatgaaaatgattataatgatgaaaatgattatgatgatgataatgatgaaaatgattaTGATGTTGAAAATGATTATGATggtgatgatgaagaaaagaaaaaggatAATACAGAAAtagatatgaataaatatttacattcaaatgttaaaaaaaaaattaatcaagagaaaaatgaaaacacTGGAGTATATATTAATGCTTTTAAgactattaaaaatatgaatgagGTACCttatagaaatattaataatgataccaattataattatagggtaaaaaataattaccaATATAGTGAcgaattagaaaaaaataagaatagaGACATatccttaaaaaaaaatcatcatggtgatatttttgataataaaacAGAATTAAAGAGgaaaatatttaatgaaataataaatagtgatacaataaataatgatacaataaataatgatataataaaaaatcatgtaaaaaataatgacataatgaataataatataataaataataatttgattAATAATTACAATTCAGATAATAGAAATGtgtcaaataatatattcacacaacaaatagataatataaataataatttttacaaTTCTGACGATGaaagaattaatataatagataataataaaaggatGGATATGAGGGAAGATGAAAATGATGGATTcagaaataattattttgtagaattagagaaaagaaaaaaaaatttgggGAAGACAAATAATACTACTCCTATATCATTATCAAAAAATGAGACAATAAATAACATGATGATCAATAAAAGAAATTTCTTTAACAATTATATATCTGATAAGGCTAgagataaaatattaagaagAGAAATATCATGTAGTGTGAATACAGTACGTAGTAGTAAAGCAAATAACAAAACGTATAGTAATTAttcatcaaataataataatgataataataataataataataatccatTTATATTAGATAATTCTATAAGAAAaagtaatataattattacaacAAGTAGTAATGCTaagttaataaataatactattattagtaaaggtataaataataatattttaaatattaactcaaataagaataaatcaTTAAATAGTACTAGACCTAATGCCCTTggattattatcatcaagaAATGATCTGAActatattatgaataataatggtATGTCAAATAATCAAATTAATCAACATCTTTTGTATAGTAACAGAAATTATTCtgtaataaaaataccaACTGTACATAAGGAAAAAAGTATCTCAAAGATTtcacataatataaaatctaATCTTAATTTGGAACCTAATATAAAAAGACctacaaatataaaagtacctacaaatataaaagcacctacaaatataaaagtacctacaaatataaaagcacctacaaatataaaagtacctacaaatataaaagcACCTACAAATTTAAAAGCAcctataaattttaaaacacctacaaatataaaaatatctaCAAATGTAAAAACACCTACAAATGTAAAAATACCTACAAATATAAAACGACAAGAATTTTCAAATGTCATCTTAAATTCTAAAGGAATACCCAAATTCGACCTATATGAAGATAAATATACAACTATAATTCCACCCCTACATAGGCAATCAAATTCAAATTTACCATTTAAAAATACTAAGCTCAACTTAAACAGTGAAATGTATACAGAAAAAGAACTTATAAAATGTAAGTCCATTAATAAtagtgatatatataattatttaagaaATACTTATAACAAAACCCCATCAAAATTTTATCGTACCGTATCTTATCGTAACATGAGtttgaagaaaaataaatccATGTTAGAAaatagcaaaaaaaaaaaaaccgaaaaaaaagaagataatcTTATGAGTACATTTAATTATACTTCTGAAGTTGATAGTAAATATATTGTTAAAAAAGCTGTTGTTGTTGGTTGTAATTATGTGAGTGAAGAACGAAGTAGACTATATGGTTCTGTGAATGATGCTTATGTATTTTGTAGAGCTTtagtaaaatattttgatttcttacccgaaaatatattattattaactgACAGTTTACCATCAAAtgcttatatatatgaagattttgatataaataaaaaaaattatataaatgtagatGAAGAAGTAAatgttaaaaataatgaaccattaaaaaagaagaacatttttgatttatttaatacaaaTGCATTATATACTACATTGAAGAAAACTAATGTAGAGGAACTTAATTGTAATTCATGTAAAGATgttgatattaaaaatgtagaCATTTCTTctgaaaaaatgaattttaatttatggCCAACAAgagtaaatatattaaaggcTGTTAATTGGCTAGTTAGAGATTCAGTACCCTTTGGTtcttatgtattttattttgctGGAAAAAGTGTACAAGTAGATAATATGAGTGGATGGGAAGGAGAGGGATATGATGAAGCATTTTTATGTTCAGAtccatttaataaaatttctgAACATAATGTAATAACAGCTGTTCAATTAaaagatttattattaagtATAAATGAAAGTGCACAAATGACTATCATTTTAGATTGTTCAGGTGGACAGACTATCTTAGATCCTGCAGGAACTGAAAATTCCTTATCTTATATTAAAGGATGCAAACAAAAAGGTATATGGCCTATAACTAATCCAACCAATAAAGTGCATAAAgcaatatatgatataactATACTAAACAATACATCGATGAAGAAATATTTCTGTAGATCAAGATATTCAAAATTAATAGAAGTTGAATCCACATCAGCAATGATAGATCCTTTATTACAATCTATATCATCTTTACCAGTAGCACCTAAAGCTTATTGTTTATGTGCAGCTACCTGGGAACAAATTTCTATAGAAGGATTATTTCCTATCATAGAATTTGCTAGGGTATCTCAGCTAAAGAAACCTGAATCTTATAAAACAGGTGAAGATGATTACcaaaatatgaacaaaaagaaaatgagagaagaaaacaaaaatggGAAAGGTTCAAATGGATTAATAGATAAGAACAACAGTTTAtctaaaaaaacaaattatgaGAAAAATTTCAACTTTACATtgaatatgatgaaaatgttTTTCagtaatacaaataatgagCAAAATGAATTACATGAGAAAGGAAAAGTAAATAAATTAGgaattaatgataatgatagtgattatagtgataataataatgataaatcttattatgatgatgggGAAAAGGGTTTTAAGGATTTTCAACagaatttaaataatgtagATCAAAAAgatgttattaaaaataagaaattaaaagataattATATCCTTGTTAGTCATGGAGTATTCACTTACTGTTTAATTGAAGCTATTATTGAATTTAAAGAAAaggaattaaaatataatattctagaaaaaaagaatgaacAATTTATACCTATGAccttaaaaaatttaattaatgTTATTCAACAAAAAatgcaaaatataaaatataataaattaaaaaaaataaatcaaaaacCAGAATTTACTATACATCCAGGTGCTAATGctactaataataattattttgttcattattcaaaaaatatacatttccaaaattataaatgtaaTTTCATAAATGCAGATTTATCtccttttttaaatgtaaataaagcATGGGAAGAAATTAACAGAACTAATCTGAGAAATAGAAAATCTCTATCGTTAAGTTCAACTTTAATAAACACTGCAtcttcaaaatattttactCAGAAAAATGAGCAATTTAAAAATTCTTATTCACTCAAATATTAA
- a CDS encoding NADP-specific glutamate dehydrogenase, with protein sequence MSALTDKTGRFVVLDKSASNYESLVDQEMNNVYERVKKLDPNQVEFLQAFHEILYSLKPLFMEEPKYLPIIEMLSEPERAIQFRVCWLDDNGVQRKNRCFRVQYNSALGPYKGGLRFHPSVNLSIVKFLGFEQIFKNSLTGLQMGGGKGGSDFDPKGKSDSEILKFCQAFMNELYRHIGPRTDVPAGDIGVGGRELGYLYGQYKKIVNSFNGTLTGKNVKWGGSNLRVEATGYGLVYFVLEVLKSLNIPVEKQTAVVSGSGNVALYCVQKLLHLNVKVLTFSDSNGYVYEPNGFTHENLKFIIELKEEKKGRIKEYLNHSSTAKYFPNEKPWGVPCTLAFPCATQNEINLEDAKLLQKNGCVLVGEGANMPSTVDAINFFKSNNVVYCPSKAANAGGVAISGLEMSQNFQFAQWTRETVDEKLKEIMKNIFVACSENALKYTKNKYDLQAGANIAGFLKVAESYIEQGCF encoded by the coding sequence ATGAGTGCTCTTACAGACAAAACAGGAAGGTTTGTTGTACTGGATAAAAGTGCAAGCAACTACGAATCTTTAGTGGATCAAGAAATGAATAATGTATATGAAAGAGTTAAGAAGTTGGACCCTAACCAAGTTGAATTTTTGCAAGCATTTCATGAAATATTGTATTCTTTAAAACCATTATTTATGGAAGAACCCAAATATTTACCAATAATTGAAATGTTATCAGAACCTGAACGAGCAATACAATTTCGTGTTTGTTGGTTAGATGATAATGGTGTTCAAAGAAAAAATCGTTGTTTTCGTGTTCAATATAATAGTGCCTTAGGTCCATACAAAGGTGGTTTACGATTTCACCCATCAGTTAATTTATCTATTGTAAAATTTTTAGGATTTGaacaaatatttaaaaattctttAACAGGTTTGCAAATGGGAGGAGGTAAAGGTGGTTCAGATTTCGATCCCAAAGGAAAATCAGATAGTGAAATCTTAAAATTTTGTCAAGCTTTTATGAATGAATTATATAGACATATAGGTCCACGTACTGATGTACCTGCTGGAGATATTGGTGTTGGTGGTCGAGAACTTGGTTATTTATATGgtcaatataaaaaaattgtaaacAGTTTTAATGGTACCTTAACTggtaaaaatgtaaaatggGGTGGATCTAATTTAAGAGTGGAAGCAACTGGTTATGGTTTagtatattttgttttggAAGTTTTAAAATCTTTAAATATTCCAGTAGAAAAACAAACAGCTGTTGTAAGTGGTAGTGGTAATGTTGCATTATATTGTGTTCAGAAATTATTACATTTAAATGTTAAAGTTTTAACATTTAGTGATAGTAATGGTTATGTATATGAACCAAATGGTTTTACTCATGAAAACTTGAAATTTATTATagaattaaaagaagaaaaaaaaggtaGAATCAAAGAATACTTAAACCATTCATCTACAGCCAAATATTTCCCAAACGAAAAACCATGGGGGGTACCATGTACATTAGCTTTTCCTTGTGCAAcacaaaatgaaataaatctTGAAGATGCTaaattattacaaaaaaatggtTGTGTCTTAGTTGGGGAAGGAGCAAATATGCCATCAACTGTAGATGCtattaatttctttaaaTCTAATAATGTTGTCTACTGCCCATCAAAAGCAGCAAATGCTGGAGGTGTTGCTATTAGTGGACTTGAAATGAGTCAGAATTTCCAATTCGCTCAATGGACAAGAGAAACTGTTGATGAAAAACTCAaagaaattatgaaaaatatttttgttgcATGCTCAGAAAATGCTTTAAAATATaccaaaaataaatatgatttaCAAGCAGGTGCAAATATAGCTGGATTCTTAAAAGTTGCTGAATCATATATTGAACAAGGTTGCTtttaa